AGTTATTGTGCCAGGTGACATGCACTGTTTGAAGAACTCCAAATAGACAGCcgaagaaggaaacggagaaagggaaagagagtgagggacgaTGAGAACTCACGGCACAGTCACGAGGTCCCACAGCCACGTCTCTGGGAAATCAGTCCTGGGTGTGTCAGGGTCCGCCTCCGTCACAGTCTCCTTCGCCAATTCAGGTCCGGGACTAGCCGCAGGAGCGAATTCAGCcataggaggaggagcagcgagCACATTCGAATCCTCCACGATGCCGAAGCCACCGCCAGCACTTCCACCGAAGGCTCCAGGCCTGCTGAAGCTGACGTAATTTCGTTCTGTgatgggagggggagcgggggtcATTTCAAGGGGAATTTGCGAAACGAATAGGAGAGAATAgggcgaaggagaaggcgaagaagagagtgagatgaaaaCAGTGAGAAAAAAGTTTGatataaagaacaaaagaaagaatggaaaggaggaagaagaagagggagaagggggggggggggggggagcaaggaaaAAGAGGGACTTTGGGAGGCAAAGAAGTATAAGAGaaggaatatgaaaaatatgGAATGAAAGATacggagaatgagaaggggaaagggaatagatAAAGGCTAAACTGAGAGACAAGAAGATCTAGACAGATTAGAACAGCCAAATATGCAACGGGTacacaaacaggtagatagagagcgaATCAAATGGATATATAAGCACAAAATTCATAAAGACAGCCAGGAAGGTCCAGAAGAATAGACTGTTATAACGTTGTACATATTCCAGTAACATTCTTTTCCATTTCGAGCAATTTTGACCCTTACCATCCTTCTCACAAGGCCGAGTTTCGAGCGTGAAGTCAGAGATCACGTAAAGGCCAGAATCCTGAAATAAAAAGCGCAATTAATTATCGTATTTCCtggtgatgaagataaatatCTAGAAATGAAGtcaagggaatgaaggaagggagagaaaaaaaagatgaaacgtTATGGcagaaaacatatataacatatatatatatatatatatatatatatatatatatataagaatatgtatatatggatatatatgaatatgtataaattaatatgtgcatatatgtatgtacacactcacacatacacacatatatttagaaagaaagagagataggcaaacaCAGGCAGAGAACAGCCGCATAACGAACGCTGtgaaaagaacaaaatgaaacCCGGATAGTAGAAAAAAGAGGCCTAAAAATGCCgagaaacaataaagaaaaaaagagaaaacatatacatacatataactgaaGTTCAAAATCAGACAAAAAATTACAAAGAATAGATACACGCAGAAagaatgaattgaaaaaaaaaaagatagtaagaaaagtaaaaataagggcATACTCACATCAAACATCTTCAAAGCGTCCACATAGTAACTGTAATAGTTTGATCGATGACGGATAActggtcgaaaaaaaaaaaaaaaaacgaagcaggTAAGATAAAACGAATCAAATAAATTAtgttaaaactaaaaaaaaaaaaaaaaaaaaaaaaaaaaaaggaatcggaTTGGTTTTGTCAAAGCAAGTGaataaatgaaagggagaagaaaaggaggaagaagaggaaatcgcAAAACCAATAAGACAGAGCAGTCTAGTAAACAAACCTGCCTTTCACTTTATGAAAGGCAGGTAGAGTAAAATTACGAAATAAATAGCTAAGgattgaataataatgacattagacTTATTAGAAAATAGCAATAAATGGTAACGGAAATAAAAAGGTGTACACCTCAAGACATCCAATCAACTAAGCTGTCAACAggtgaatgaaaataacaataacgcatgataaataaaacacatgcatacatagatataaacactcTTGCACATAAgcccacacacacgtatgtgtgtatatatatctatacattgacacatgtgttaatatataagtacatatgtataaatatatatatatacatatatacatatacatgtgtgtataaatatatatatatacataaatacatatacatgtgtgtataaatatatacatatacatacattcacacacacgtgtgtgtgtgtgtcgtatacacacattcatacacaagcacatacacatgtacctaTGCATACGTATGGAACATGCATTCCGAGCCCTGTGAACACCAACCGAATACTCCGTCGGATGCCGCCAAGCTCGccgcctccttcgccttctcctcttcgAACGCCTTCTTCTGGCAGTAATCGTTGTCGTTGACCTGCGAGTTGATCCACGGGTAGATCCTGTTGTCGTCCACGAAGCTGAAGATCTCGTCCAGGCTGATGGGGTCCGGCTGCGGGGAGAGGAGCTCTGTGCTCCGGTCGACCACgcctggggaggaagggggaagggaagtgagtagGATTggtgggagggataggaggagggagggagggttcaaaatcaaaattcaaatcactgtattccattagttacattagagagacagagggaaagaaagaaagcaagaaagagtaaaagagatagagagacccaAAGAACAAGATATAAAACGAGAGACGAAAACAAACTTCGAAAGACATACGGAGACATACATCTCGAGACCCACATCTGCTAGACACGAATGAACAAACACTGACCGATTGAGCACACAGCGTTGGGTTCCGCCGTCACCTTGAGCGTGGTGGCCTCCCCCGGCTGGCCCTGTGCCGCCGACCAGGTGAGGTTGGCACTGTAGCCCAGGCACTTCTCCACCTTCAGCTCGGCCCTGTCCGACACCACCTCGCCGTCGTCGCGCGTGTACCAGACCAAGACCTAATCAAAGATAAAAGTAGACAAAGCATAAACATACATGAAGATACTAGGTATGAGTTGCAGGTACGAATCTAAAAGATAAGGTATGAGAATTATGGATAGAAGGTATGAGGATACATGTGAATGGAAGGTGCTTATGAGGGCATAAGGCGTTATTGAAAAGGTCTATGAcggctttcttgttttgttttgtttttatgttaataCACTGTTgatggtttttgttttgtgtttaagtCTACTGTTTtgtcacctctctcctcctctcctcctccactcctccactcctccgttccccctttacccctttctctcattcccctcaccccctacccatcctcctttcacccttccatcctccttcctcttccactcaaCACTCCTCCACTCACATCGACTGTAGGCGAAGCTGTGGGCGGGAGCGAGACGGGGAAATCGATCTTGCCCGTGACTGTGCCTTCTGCAGGGGTGCTGATGGGGTCGACCAGGTGCTCGGCGTCAATGGGTAGCGAGCCAGGGAGCATTTCCACGTCTTGGACCTGCCAGCCCTGGATCTTCCCTCGCGAGATCACCTGAAAGAGGAGCAACAGGTCTTCCGTTTGTTCTTGGATTGGGAAATGGATGCGATTCGTTTCTTCATTCCAACTGATTACCCGTTTGACTTATtctgtctgttcatttgtcttttgcgtgtgtgtatgactaggttttatttgatatatacggATGGAGATCAAGTTGATGGAGTCCCAAGGTGCAAATCCCTACAAACTCGAAATAGGAatatcataagaaaaaaacaaactccaATCGATACTTGCTATTGTTCCCTACAAAATTTACAGGATTCTTACTCTAAAAATGTAGAAATCCACAGCTCTCTTAGCAAAGTCTAAGCGTAAGTAAAATCCTCCAAGCCTTCACATACCTGTACGGTGAAGGTGGCCTTCTGCTGGTTGGTGGCAGAGAAGTAGATGGGCATGTTGTAGGTACCGGCCTGGCCTGGCGTGCACTTGAGTTGTCCTTCGGGAActtggatgaggagagaggagttcGAGGGGGAGTAGTAGTGTTCGAGTTCCCTGGAGTAGGAGGACGAGTGCATGTCGGCGCGGCAATTCAATGTTGACATCTAGGGgattgaaggaaaagagaaaatacagaagTGATATATTGATAGCACTGTTTGTACTCAGACCAGAAGAAATAAATGATTCaggaaaaatgaaataaggaaagaagcaTAATCAACACGTGGGAagatgtatcaatatatacagacccaagagtagaaataaataaataaagcaaggaAATAGAAATGAATCAAGATACATTTCTACTTACGAGAAGAGAGACACAGTATCAAAATAGAACGAATTTACACGCTCCCAGAAAACACCGTACATACCAGAAagccagaaagaaacagaaatcaaGCACAATCCTACTTACAAAAATCCTATTAGTGTTGTCCGAAGAAACGACGGCAGTGAACAGACCATCGGCAGCTGTCGTCATGTTCTTGCATCTGCCAGCTGCACACACCTCGACGGGGACGCCAGCTGCGGGGGATTTGTCAGGCAGGACAGCTCTCACCTGGGAGCGGGAGaggacttttattttcttttgtcgaTTTGCGGTTATcgttcatttttttgtgtgtatggtttttgtttattgttatagctcatgattattgtcatcctttTCACTTATGCTAgacaaggataaggatgatgactgtaatggtcatagcaatgatagtgataatagtaatatcataatgatgatactgataatgaccaataaggataatgacaatgttaatgataagaatgttgacaataatagtaatgataagcatattgctatcattgttagaattataagtgcgatcattattatcattactacaattatgattatgattatcattgtctttactaAAGCACTTATCACCACCATCCCGCTCTTTACCTTGACTGTATAAGGCAGGTTCGGCTTCTTATAATTATCCGCGTAGACTGTCTCGAAATTGACGGCCGTCCTCATAACGTTGGCACTGGTTGTGGCACTGAATGTGACACCAgtgccctcctcttccaccactgcAGAGGCTCTCAGGTTGTAAACGTTGCAGTCGGTGATGCGCATCTCCTCTGCAGTGATCTCGAAGTCTTTGCAGCCCGTGATCTGTTGCAAGGAATGGATGGCGTTAAGTGTGGATGGaagtaagaggaaaggaaggttgaggagaggagggatcgaTAGGTGGAGGAATAAGTGTATAGCTGGATTGGGCTGATGactgaatgaacgaatgaatgaatgaacaaataaactaatgaataaatgaattgggGATTAAGTTAATGAAAATGGAGGATACAATAGGAATGATAGAGGAAGTGAACgaagacacagagacacaaacacagacaaagacaaatagaaaaggagataaaaaatagagaaaaaaatacaaacaaaggcagagaaaaacaaaacaaaaagaccataaaatgaacaaataaaggcACATTCTCCTGCAAATCAAGGAACAAACTGAACACTCACTGTCTCATTCCTCGTGGCTTCAACTCGACACTTTCGTCTTTGGTCATTGTTCAACGTGAAGGATACGTTGCCTTTCACTGGCTGTCCGAATGTGTatctggggaagggaaaggagttaaGTATATGAGGAGCTGAGTAACCACGTGTCTCAAACAAAACAGCCGATAATGGGTGAGTAAAATGgatgaatatatgagtatatttcgagtttggagaagaaaagaaaatatatgaagaggTAATTAAATCTTCCCGAATGAGTATccagaggagaaaaataagagtgAACAGGTGAATGAATATGAGTAAAACAAACGAGTAGATAATGAATgagtaaaatatatgaatatacgagtAAATTCCGAAAGTGCAtctgaataaggataataataatattaatgatggtgagaaAAACCTATGAACATATGAATCAATTCCGAAAGTGTATTTGAATAAGAAATGCAGATAAACGCGTAAAGTAGATGAAGACGTAtctgaaaaaagataaaaaggttaaatagatttatagatgagTAAACCTGTATCTACAAGCAACAAGCAAGCAAATAATAAATTGGGAAAATAGATGAGTATATGAGTTAATCCGAAAAgtgatctgaaaaaaaagaaaatgattgagataaaaaaaaggtattttaaaaaagaaaaaatatatataaattaataaaacagataaatagatggaaatctgaagaaaaaaattgaaagtgaatctaaaaaaaagtgaacaaataaatgaataaaggataaagaagaaatgataagCAAGTAAACCCGACGAACAAATGAGCAACTTCCGAAGGCGTATCAGGCACAAAGATAATAAAGGAATGGTCAAAAGTGAAGAATAAACGAGAAAATCAGCTCATGACTAAACGGCGGGATAAAGAGTCtttcagaaggggggggggggggcgacgtggTTTGAATTTACTAATTCAGGATTGCTTgccatcgttaatgttattactataataagctgaatgaggatgaagaaaaaaagatagataggtacgcAGATacagacataggtagatagactgagaacaaatggataggtaggtagatagatagatatacaaagagagagagagagagaaactgagataggtagatagatagatgtacagagagagagagggagaaggaaataaaacgtagatagacagatataaagacgcCATAAACACAAGTAAAGTGAAAAGATCAGAAAAGagagtcaaaaaagaaaaagaaaaaagaggataaagtataaaaaagaatCTGGAGTCAGacgcaaatcccccccccccacccaccccaccccaccccgccgccgcaataaaagagaaaagaagagcaaaaacAGGATCAATTTCTCACATTGCCAACCACTCACTTTGCACAGACGCTGAAGACGAACGTTTCATCGGAAGCCAAGACGTATTTTGGCGGCGTCATCTTGACCTCAAATCGCGGCAAGACGTACTCCTCGACCTTGAATCTGTTGGTGTTCATCCTGCCGTCAGGCCCCTCGACGTGGATGGTGTAGGAGCCCTGTGGACGCAAGTCGGAGTCAGAGACGGGGGTTCGGAGTTGCAATGCTCAgtgccaaagaaaaagaaagggttttgtttatctttgtgttgGAGAATTATCTAAGCGAAATGTGAAACTATAGTGCTGGTATTCTTAGTCGTAGTATGTATCTACTCTTGGTTTCACGGTTTAAGCATTATCTGCGCGGCCCGTGAGACAAGAGTCATTGTGATGGAAAATTGTCTGGAAAATATTCATTGCCTAAGGACACAACATCCAAACGTCAGAATCGATGTTACCTTCAACAAGATAGCTAGCCTTATAGTCAAcagagtaatattgatattagttttTAGCCTGAAAtaggatttttgtttttcattttttttttgctcatataACACATTTCTTTGATTTCCCTCTCGTATTTCCAAAAAAGATATTTATTTCCTGTGTAAATCTGTAGATTAACTGCTATTCACCttgagattatgataataatatatctacCATCTAACAGCGTATATGGAACATAGTACTTATCAGTACAGCATCTACAGTGTTCGCAAAACTGACGAAATTCTATGTCTATAAATTAGTGATATACATTTTTCATGCTCATATATAACGGTGTGCGATATCATCTATAtgtgttgtttcttttctctGAACTGGAGAATTAAAGACAGCATATATAAAGCATGCGCACAAAGGCACActttataacacacatacacaagatagTTTATGTCTGTTACTGTTACATTTTACCTGTCATCTAATGAATTCAACAATTTCTTATTCTTTACtagtcccttctttccttccatccccccccccccccccccttcttgctgatctttttccttttcatttcctcttactatcctttctctctctttttttttattcgttctcctctccacttcccctccaatccttttctatcttcctctccctgcctctactcctattttttctatttccttttcattctccttctccgtttcttctcttTTAGTCCAAgcctttcattcctcctttccctcattgcccttctacccccttccatccatctcttcttccgtctcctctagtccacttttctttccccttttccctctttcctctcctcctcctctttcttctcctcctactctttcctctcctcctcctcttccttctcctcctcctctttctctcatctcacctCCTCGGGTTCGTCCGCCAGCTGGAAGGCCAGGTGGACGAGACCGACCGATGTGCTGACGTTTTTCCACTGGGCGATGCGTGTTCGGGATGGCGTTGTGACCCAGATTTCCGGGTACTGGAAAGGTTATGCATaggttatatttcttatatatatatatatatatatatatatatatatattgtatatatatatatattgttgtgtttgttaaaTGTGAAGTCTGATTTGTTGTTGTGTATTCGAATGCTCGTTAGTTATTATTTAAATGCTTATAAATTGCActtattactgccattaccatcaatattactaGTGATAAGTATTTTTATCACTAACACTATCATAATTTCACACTCTttatttgttaccattattaggattattaccattatcagttagatttattattatcattatcctaattattatttgtttttcatcatcGCTATCCAtactcccattatcatcattatcccttctCCCATCGCCGTCTTAGACTCAGGATCCCCACTCTTATCACCGCCATCCTTACCGGCTCCATAGCGACCTGAGCCTTGGTCCCGTACACAGTGAGGGCTCTGAACTTGACCTCCTGACCTGGCTGGTACAGGTACTTGTCCGTCTGGATGAAGGTCAGGTTGTAGCTCCTCCTCAGCCTGATGTTTCGGGTCTCGTTCAGGTCGGCTCCGCCCACTTTGCCGATCAGGTGAAGGTCACCTCCGTAGTCATCAGTTGGCTCGAGATTGATGTCCTcgcatttctctgtctttcctgtgtCGAAAGATGTTTATTGAGTAAAACAAAGGTCTGTACCGTTATAAATAATACCTCGACCTGTTTAACAATCATTTTATGGAGAGAGAAGGTCATAGATTATGGGaatgaaagtgaagaagagaaaagaaatgagaaaaatagaaaaaggaaaataacaaaacaagaacaaaatataaagataaagagaacgaagCAGAGAGTGAAATAGGGGGAAAACAACGAGGAGACAGACAAAGGACAAATACAGATGACCTCAACTGACCTGCCGGGATCTGGATGGTGTGTCCAGCCAGGAGAGTGTTGTTGACCCATTCGCCGCTCCTGTAGGTCCTCGAGGTCATGCTCAGGGTGAGGCTGCCCTCAGGAGACGCCGGGTTGGGGACGTAGACGCACACCTGGTTCTCCTCGCCCGCCTTCCACTGTCGCGGGGTGGTGACGTAATAAGCTctgcggaggaggggggagttctTATAtggtcgttttattttttttttatgtttctttgttaatttgactgattgtttatatattcattttttcacttctccatctattgattaatttattaacttatttacttatttaatacattcatttatttatatatatacacacttttttctgGGGGCAAGACAGTcgtgttgtgtgtttatttaataaGTAGATTCTTTGGATCGGGAAGGaaaggttttgttgttgttgttgttttgtctacctggtattctgtattttttgttaGACAGACAAAAGCGGCGAGGGTATATGGGACTGCATTTTTCTTAAGAATGTTAGGTTTACTTTTACGATTATCTTGAATTCTCTCGATTATTATCATGACCCTGATCATCAGCAGTATCTAACATTACAGTAATGACAATCatctttgtgattatcattactgttatatttcattatcattgctgttagaattatcactattattgttatcattctcaatatttctatcgccattgtcatcatttataaccattaccattattaacacatctataataattatctattattatagtaCAGTATAGTATCTATTCTTATATGACAGATGACAGTGCTGCCAAGGGcgacccccccccctgcccttccccaaaggccttcctcgctctctcagcGGCAAGAGCGAACCGCCCACgcaggcgaccccccccccccctcccacaacaCACCGCGAATTATCATGTCTGGGACACGCTGGGGTTCGTTGGggcgccgggggagggggggggggaggctgaggtgactttctctctctctgttacttttctttttatatcctctacgtttcctctgttttttctatctatttttttctctatgtctattttgtttctctctattccttttatctctattctatgttttctctctctatgctctctctttttctctcttttctctgtctcactcacact
The Penaeus chinensis breed Huanghai No. 1 chromosome 15, ASM1920278v2, whole genome shotgun sequence DNA segment above includes these coding regions:
- the LOC125032982 gene encoding alpha-1-inhibitor 3-like; translated protein: METPKRSPAMLSCVAFALLCISLCNGAYYVTTPRQWKAGEENQVCVYVPNPASPEGSLTLSMTSRTYRSGEWVNNTLLAGHTIQIPAGKTEKCEDINLEPTDDYGGDLHLIGKVGGADLNETRNIRLRRSYNLTFIQTDKYLYQPGQEVKFRALTVYGTKAQVAMEPYPEIWVTTPSRTRIAQWKNVSTSVGLVHLAFQLADEPEEGSYTIHVEGPDGRMNTNRFKVEEYVLPRFEVKMTPPKYVLASDETFVFSVCAKYTFGQPVKGNVSFTLNNDQRRKCRVEATRNETITGCKDFEITAEEMRITDCNVYNLRASAVVEEEGTGVTFSATTSANVMRTAVNFETVYADNYKKPNLPYTVKVRAVLPDKSPAAGVPVEVCAAGRCKNMTTAADGLFTAVVSSDNTNRIFMSTLNCRADMHSSSYSRELEHYYSPSNSSLLIQVPEGQLKCTPGQAGTYNMPIYFSATNQQKATFTVQVISRGKIQGWQVQDVEMLPGSLPIDAEHLVDPISTPAEGTVTGKIDFPVSLPPTASPTVDVLVWYTRDDGEVVSDRAELKVEKCLGYSANLTWSAAQGQPGEATTLKVTAEPNAVCSIGVVDRSTELLSPQPDPISLDEIFSFVDDNRIYPWINSQVNDNDYCQKKAFEEEKAKEAASLAASDGVFVIRHRSNYYSYYVDALKMFDDSGLYVISDFTLETRPCEKDERNYVSFSRPGAFGGSAGGGFGIVEDSNVLAAPPPMAEFAPAASPGPELAKETVTEADPDTPRTDFPETWLWDLVTVPSSGVSEQNLELPDTITKWVGKAVCAHPEKGVGLSERASITTFTPFFSDLTLPPSIKRGEVLPVKISVFNYLDQSLPVRVILEESPEYEVVEDPALGGTGNERTSCLAPQDKVVHTIKIQALALGDVNLTVSAFVDSSIPEACDTQELVLKRDTLIKPIKVEAEGFPREETWTKYVCAEELAEGKDSLEVWQVAPPEKIVADSARGWVTAVGDLLALSLENLGSLIRMPYGCGEQNMINFAPNIYIMQYLEATNQGTPESTEKLLRFMRTGYQRELLYRRNNGSYSAFGNADDSGSTWLTAFVLKSFAQAQPYISIDEEGLDHTKTWLSKSERDSNGCLVSVGKVFHKGLKGGLADSGTPVPLTAYVLTALIEAGTLSTARIVTDATRCVLSDTSRDPYTIAVKAYALALAKHPEGQTLLQQLIDMAVVEENAMYWETSTGSYKSNALSVETAGYAILAMMAQDPEQHILNARKVVKWITTKRNGLGGFFSTQDTVVALQAMASYETNTHQGPLDVAATVTAQDFSHSFTVNENNKLLQQLQKLPTFPTDVTVNIEGQGCAVMQAVLRYNIPEPEASDAFDLNVTATNDPSGGCISKRVKACSSYLLPDGKSNMAVIEVNLISGFIPEKEDLKSVVNRNHKVVKRYEVDGSKVSFYIEEFKAGEEVCVSFRILREVEIENTKPGSVVVYDYYQPEFAVSKSYSFPAIDGCTR